In Leptospira harrisiae, a genomic segment contains:
- the rocD gene encoding ornithine--oxo-acid transaminase — protein sequence MGKLTDLFIEKESKFGAFNYSPLPVVLTKGEGIYLWDIEGKKYFDFLSAYSAVNQGHCHPKIVEVFQKQSAVLTLTSRAFYNDKLPLFTEFMTSTFGYDRVLPMNTGVEAGETAIKLARKWGYQKKKIPQDKAKIIFCEGNFWGRTIAAISSSTDPKSKNEFGPFLPGYEIIPYNDLETLEKAVSDPNVAAFMVEAIQGEAGVIVPDEHYLNEVSRICKLHNVLLIVDEIQTGLGRTGELVCSDYSNVKPDVLLLGKALSGGMMPISCVLGASEILLLLKPGEHGSTFGGNPLACEVAMASVKTIIEEKMPENAQKMGSMFRDTIISWKHPLIQSVRGKGLLNAIQFQIQVDAKQLCIELMKLGILAKETHKNTVRFAPPLVIQKEEMNEALGLIKKAIDSISISN from the coding sequence ATGGGTAAATTAACAGATTTATTTATCGAAAAAGAATCTAAGTTTGGAGCCTTCAACTATTCTCCTTTACCAGTTGTTTTAACCAAAGGCGAAGGAATTTATCTTTGGGATATAGAAGGAAAAAAATATTTTGATTTCCTCTCTGCTTATAGTGCAGTAAACCAAGGACATTGCCATCCAAAGATTGTGGAAGTGTTTCAAAAACAATCTGCAGTTCTTACTCTTACCTCTAGAGCTTTTTATAACGACAAACTTCCACTCTTTACAGAGTTTATGACATCTACTTTTGGATATGATCGTGTATTACCAATGAATACTGGGGTTGAAGCTGGAGAAACAGCAATCAAATTGGCACGGAAATGGGGATACCAAAAGAAAAAAATTCCGCAAGACAAAGCAAAAATCATTTTTTGTGAAGGAAACTTTTGGGGAAGGACCATCGCCGCCATTTCCTCATCTACTGATCCAAAAAGTAAAAATGAATTCGGACCATTTTTGCCTGGATACGAAATCATTCCTTATAATGACTTAGAAACTTTAGAGAAAGCAGTATCAGATCCAAATGTGGCTGCATTTATGGTGGAAGCCATCCAAGGGGAAGCAGGTGTCATTGTTCCCGACGAACATTATTTAAATGAAGTAAGTAGAATTTGCAAACTTCATAATGTTTTGTTAATCGTTGACGAAATCCAAACTGGATTGGGTAGAACAGGAGAACTAGTTTGTTCTGATTATTCTAACGTAAAACCTGATGTGTTACTTTTAGGTAAGGCACTGTCTGGTGGAATGATGCCAATATCCTGCGTGTTAGGTGCCAGTGAGATATTATTACTTTTAAAACCTGGAGAACATGGCTCTACATTTGGAGGAAATCCCCTTGCATGCGAAGTGGCAATGGCTTCCGTCAAAACAATCATTGAAGAGAAAATGCCAGAGAATGCCCAAAAAATGGGATCAATGTTTCGTGATACAATTATCTCTTGGAAACATCCACTCATCCAATCAGTTAGAGGGAAGGGTCTTTTGAATGCTATCCAATTCCAAATTCAAGTAGATGCCAAACAACTTTGTATCGAACTAATGAAACTTGGAATTTTAGCAAAAGAGACTCATAAAAACACAGTTCGATTTGCGCCACCTCTTGTGATCCAAAAAGAAGAAATGAACGAAGCCTTGGGTTTGATCAAAAAGGCGATTGATTCAATTTCGATTTCTAATTAA
- a CDS encoding proline dehydrogenase family protein, which translates to MFTKQLQDEDEEILKIAKNLNVSSGSLFQRFLFFITSVIIHFGFRYPKLKLQTFKFIDVLPSLETKNIYSYLKIYIFDEDTEIPIFLKTFIHTFINLFYLNSFVSYILLIVVQFFAKRFILCDSPYDLNKKNNLTRPKTYDILGEVALSPKEANEYRKQYMELIECLPEVIHNIDPKLRTNISIKCSGIETRLFPEAEETSTNYLKEALRPILRLAMEKGIGINIDMEQYDLKSTITRATKELFLEEEFKLYPHFGIVVQSYLKSSKEELIEWKEFARIRKVPITIRLVKGAYLEYERIKSEERGWKTPVFDTKQETDIKFEENVLFLMDSYPYLRSAFGTHNLRSLSYVLYHAQNKSITDFEIQMLYGMAGKYKFRLESLGYTVREYSPIGSLLPGMAYLIRRLLENTSNQGFLYQLSQGKRLDSLVKNPKKETQYGI; encoded by the coding sequence ATGTTTACAAAACAATTGCAAGACGAAGATGAGGAAATTCTTAAAATTGCAAAAAATTTAAATGTATCATCTGGTTCTTTGTTCCAACGTTTTTTATTTTTTATCACATCCGTTATCATTCACTTCGGGTTTCGTTATCCAAAACTCAAATTGCAAACCTTCAAATTCATAGATGTTCTGCCTTCGCTTGAAACAAAAAACATTTATTCGTATTTAAAAATTTATATCTTTGATGAAGATACAGAAATACCAATTTTCCTAAAAACTTTCATTCATACTTTTATCAATTTATTTTATTTAAATTCCTTTGTTTCTTATATTTTACTAATAGTGGTGCAATTTTTTGCAAAACGATTCATTCTTTGTGATTCTCCATATGATTTAAATAAAAAAAATAACCTAACAAGGCCAAAAACATATGATATCTTGGGTGAGGTGGCTTTATCTCCAAAGGAAGCAAACGAATATAGAAAACAATATATGGAACTAATTGAATGTTTGCCTGAAGTAATTCATAACATCGATCCAAAATTAAGAACCAATATTTCTATTAAATGTTCTGGAATTGAAACCAGATTATTTCCTGAAGCTGAAGAAACGAGTACCAACTATTTGAAAGAGGCACTTCGACCAATTCTTCGTTTGGCAATGGAAAAAGGTATTGGAATCAATATTGATATGGAACAATATGATTTAAAATCAACAATCACTCGTGCAACTAAGGAATTATTTTTAGAAGAAGAATTCAAACTATATCCGCATTTTGGCATTGTTGTCCAATCTTACCTAAAGTCTTCGAAAGAAGAGTTAATTGAATGGAAAGAGTTTGCAAGAATCAGGAAAGTTCCAATTACCATCCGACTAGTAAAGGGCGCTTATTTAGAATATGAACGTATCAAATCAGAAGAACGTGGATGGAAAACACCTGTGTTTGATACAAAACAAGAAACAGATATAAAATTCGAAGAAAATGTTTTATTCCTTATGGATTCATATCCTTATTTGAGATCTGCTTTCGGCACACATAACCTTCGTTCCCTTTCCTATGTTCTGTATCATGCTCAAAATAAATCTATTACCGATTTTGAAATTCAAATGTTGTATGGAATGGCCGGTAAATATAAATTTAGATTAGAATCTCTTGGTTATACCGTAAGAGAGTATTCTCCCATAGGTTCTTTGTTACCTGGAATGGCATATTTAATCAGGAGATTGTTAGAGAATACTTCTAACCAAGGTTTTTTGTATCAATTGAGTCAGGGAAAACGTTTAGATTCTTTAGTCAAAAATCCAAAAAAGGAAACTCAATATGGAATTTAA
- a CDS encoding aldehyde dehydrogenase family protein: MEFKNEPIRDFSLEKERSAIRSALDSIPKSLPFKIPISIGTKEKYSEKRIYHKNPWNPELLVTEVSLSNANDLEEAIQISKKNWRHWKEQPQEVRSHLLMKVAENLISKKDLIISVCIWETGKHITEAELEFAEAVDFCRYYAMTALEKLSPKKTILLGEDNLYYYQPKGIVGCISPWNFPMAIYTGMCVGPLVVGNIVLSKPAEETTATAYEIAKCFWEVGVPKEVFHFLPGLGSEIGEAIVNHPEVSVINFTGSRDVGLSILRSASVVLPKQSLIKKVICELGGKNAMIVDADSDLDVAIQSILTSAFGFQGQKCSALSRLFVHENCYQKLKERLVDAMEGLLVGTPLDFSNRIGPVIHKESFLRLSQIQKENESFLVGKTSWVPDEGFYIAPSLYEPPSESSMWSSEIFGPLLAMQKISSFSEGIQLVNDSDYALTCGVVSRNPKHVLDAKSKIDAGNLYINRGMTGAIVNRHPFGGGKLSGTGAKAGGPDYLYLFVEGKTFTENTMRQGFSRDTIQ, from the coding sequence ATGGAATTTAAGAACGAACCCATTCGAGATTTTTCATTAGAAAAAGAAAGATCTGCGATTCGATCTGCTTTAGATTCTATTCCCAAATCACTTCCTTTCAAAATTCCAATTTCAATCGGAACAAAAGAAAAGTATTCAGAAAAACGTATCTATCATAAAAATCCCTGGAACCCTGAATTATTGGTAACCGAAGTTTCTTTGTCCAATGCAAATGATCTAGAGGAAGCAATTCAAATTTCAAAAAAAAATTGGCGCCACTGGAAAGAACAACCACAAGAAGTACGCTCTCATTTGTTAATGAAAGTGGCAGAGAATTTAATTTCAAAAAAAGATTTAATTATTTCCGTTTGTATCTGGGAGACAGGGAAACACATCACTGAAGCAGAACTTGAATTTGCAGAAGCTGTTGATTTTTGTCGTTATTATGCAATGACTGCTTTAGAAAAATTGTCTCCCAAAAAGACTATTTTGTTAGGCGAAGACAATCTATATTATTACCAACCAAAGGGGATTGTGGGATGTATATCGCCTTGGAATTTTCCAATGGCCATCTATACAGGAATGTGTGTTGGTCCACTGGTTGTTGGTAATATTGTTTTATCAAAACCAGCAGAAGAAACTACTGCCACAGCTTATGAGATTGCAAAATGTTTTTGGGAAGTTGGAGTTCCCAAAGAAGTATTTCATTTTTTACCGGGACTTGGTTCCGAAATAGGAGAGGCCATTGTCAATCATCCAGAAGTTTCCGTCATTAATTTTACTGGTTCAAGGGATGTGGGTCTATCCATTCTTCGTTCAGCATCGGTAGTTTTACCAAAACAATCATTGATTAAAAAAGTAATCTGTGAGTTAGGTGGAAAAAATGCAATGATTGTGGATGCAGATTCTGATTTAGATGTTGCCATTCAATCTATTTTAACTTCTGCTTTTGGGTTCCAAGGACAAAAGTGTAGTGCTTTATCTAGATTGTTTGTTCACGAAAATTGTTATCAAAAACTAAAAGAACGTTTAGTAGATGCGATGGAAGGTTTACTTGTTGGCACTCCTTTGGATTTTTCGAATCGAATTGGACCTGTGATCCACAAAGAAAGTTTTTTACGACTCTCTCAAATTCAAAAAGAGAACGAATCTTTTTTAGTTGGTAAAACTTCTTGGGTGCCCGATGAAGGATTTTATATTGCACCGAGTCTTTATGAGCCCCCAAGTGAATCCAGTATGTGGAGTTCTGAAATTTTTGGTCCATTGTTGGCGATGCAAAAGATATCTAGTTTTTCCGAAGGAATTCAATTGGTCAATGATTCCGATTATGCGCTTACTTGTGGAGTGGTCTCCCGAAATCCTAAACATGTGTTAGATGCAAAATCAAAAATCGATGCCGGAAACCTATATATCAATCGTGGAATGACCGGGGCTATTGTAAACAGACATCCGTTTGGTGGAGGTAAACTTTCTGGGACTGGTGCCAAAGCAGGAGGCCCCGATTATTTATATCTTTTTGTAGAAGGGAAAACTTTTACAGAAAATACGATGCGTCAAGGATTTTCAAGAGATACAATTCAATAA
- a CDS encoding DUF2200 domain-containing protein: MEPTDKHNEKMAQMTFASVYPLYLSKIEKKGRTKEELDLVIEWLTSFDTKKIKELIDAKVNFQTFFERAKLNKNAQLITGMICGYRVEEIQNPLTQKVRYLDKLVDELAKGKAMEKILRNS, from the coding sequence ATGGAACCAACAGACAAACATAACGAAAAAATGGCGCAAATGACATTTGCTTCAGTTTATCCTCTTTATCTGAGTAAGATAGAAAAAAAAGGAAGAACCAAAGAGGAATTGGATTTGGTGATTGAATGGTTAACTTCATTTGATACGAAAAAAATAAAAGAATTAATCGATGCGAAGGTAAACTTTCAAACCTTCTTTGAAAGAGCAAAACTAAATAAAAATGCCCAACTGATTACAGGTATGATTTGTGGATACCGAGTGGAAGAAATTCAAAACCCATTAACTCAAAAAGTTAGATATCTAGACAAACTTGTCGATGAATTAGCAAAAGGAAAGGCAATGGAGAAAATTTTACGAAATTCGTAA
- a CDS encoding dihydrofolate reductase family protein: MRKVIFAINATTDGFYGHTGMVADDNIHQYFTDILKNADQILYGRTTYQLMVPFWPDIAKNQSLSAVSNEFAEVFTSLEKILFSRTVKQVEDPNTRVAKKSLADEVNDLKQKPGKDICIGSLSLASQLSETHLIDEYRFVIHPVIAGSGPRLFDTVSLRETFRLDFLGSKTFPSGSIALHYKKQR, encoded by the coding sequence ATGAGAAAGGTTATTTTTGCAATCAATGCAACAACAGATGGATTCTATGGCCACACGGGGATGGTTGCCGACGATAACATACATCAGTACTTTACCGACATTTTAAAGAATGCGGATCAAATTCTCTATGGTCGAACCACATACCAACTCATGGTTCCTTTTTGGCCAGACATTGCAAAGAATCAGTCTTTGTCAGCTGTCAGCAATGAGTTTGCTGAGGTCTTTACTTCGCTTGAAAAGATTCTTTTCTCCAGAACAGTCAAACAGGTGGAAGATCCGAATACTAGGGTAGCTAAAAAATCATTAGCAGACGAAGTGAACGATTTAAAACAAAAACCAGGAAAGGACATTTGTATTGGAAGTTTGAGTCTTGCTTCTCAACTTTCTGAAACACATTTGATTGATGAGTATAGATTTGTGATCCATCCGGTGATCGCAGGAAGTGGGCCTCGATTGTTTGATACGGTCAGTTTACGAGAGACTTTCCGATTAGACTTTTTAGGTTCAAAAACTTTTCCCTCCGGTTCTATCGCACTTCATTATAAAAAACAGAGGTAA
- a CDS encoding DUF3995 domain-containing protein codes for MNSIYAFQIGLTPIAIISSFLLLSLAVIHVYWGFGGLWPGKNKQELIDLVFGKGEQFPSPFMCVFVAIFLFLFSMLPIVWSLRVDLSLDHEMMIGIKLLLAIVSLIFFLRGVLAYFPFIKKQWKPIFVYYTKRIYNPLCLVIAMALLILIL; via the coding sequence ATGAACTCGATTTACGCTTTCCAAATTGGATTGACCCCAATTGCCATCATCTCTTCATTCCTCCTCTTATCCCTCGCTGTGATTCATGTCTACTGGGGTTTTGGGGGGCTTTGGCCCGGAAAAAACAAACAAGAGTTAATTGATTTAGTCTTCGGAAAAGGGGAACAGTTTCCTTCTCCATTTATGTGTGTGTTTGTAGCCATTTTTTTATTTTTGTTTTCAATGTTGCCAATCGTCTGGTCGTTGAGAGTTGATCTTTCGTTAGATCACGAAATGATGATTGGAATCAAACTTCTTTTGGCAATTGTATCATTGATTTTTTTCTTACGAGGAGTTCTTGCTTATTTTCCATTCATCAAGAAACAATGGAAACCTATTTTTGTCTATTACACAAAACGCATTTACAATCCACTTTGTTTGGTCATTGCAATGGCTCTTTTAATACTCATCCTATAA
- a CDS encoding TetR/AcrR family transcriptional regulator C-terminal domain-containing protein, which yields MQVPEGVKDIQKYLIDYAIVEVSTLMTPEVIQLRRLVIGEAERFPELAALFFKKGPQVAFDKLAELFAVFCKKGLLQIQDVKKAAEDFNWLILSNFLNRAMFLGNSSLPNQKEIRKHAVHSVSIFLKFYGKK from the coding sequence TTGCAGGTTCCTGAAGGTGTAAAAGATATACAGAAATATTTAATCGATTATGCCATCGTTGAGGTTTCTACTTTAATGACACCAGAAGTCATCCAACTTCGAAGACTAGTGATTGGTGAAGCCGAACGTTTCCCTGAACTTGCGGCGCTATTTTTCAAAAAAGGTCCACAAGTTGCGTTTGATAAACTTGCAGAACTATTTGCAGTTTTTTGTAAGAAAGGTCTACTTCAAATTCAAGATGTTAAAAAAGCAGCAGAAGATTTTAATTGGCTGATTTTATCGAATTTTTTAAACAGAGCAATGTTTCTTGGAAATTCTAGTTTACCAAATCAAAAAGAGATTCGTAAACACGCAGTACATAGTGTATCAATATTCCTAAAGTTTTATGGAAAAAAATGA